Part of the Longimicrobiales bacterium genome is shown below.
CTCGGCGTCCGTGCCCGTCAGTCCGCCGACCGTCACGACTCGTCCGCGCCGCACATACCGCAGGATGGCGTTGACGGTCGACATTCGCGGCGAGACTGAAGCGTCGACACCTACTTTCGGTACGAGCCTCAGATACTCGAACTTGTGAACGAGGCTCACCACCTTCTGAGCGCCTGCCGTCTTGGCCAGCAGGCTCGACAGAAGGTTTGTCTCGTCGTAATTGGTGGCGGCAACGAAGCCATCGATGCCTGCCACGCCCTCCATTTCCAGAAGCTCGAGGTCGGTCGCGTCCCCGTGGAGCACGAGCGCCCGGGGCAGTTGTTCCGCGAGTTCGAGACATCGGCGGCGATCTCGGTCCAGAATCGTGCATTCGATTCCGTGCTCTTGGAGGATCTCCGCGAGGTAGGCGCCCTCTCTGCTACCCCCTGCGATCATGACCCGCCGAAGCTCTGAATGTTTGTAGCCAGCCAGCGGCGCGATGTCTTGAATTTCGGCCGTAGGGGAGAGGATGTAGAGCTGGTCCCCCGCTTCGATTTGTGAGTCGGCTCGGGGGATACGCGTCTTGCCGTCTCGCTCGATGGCTACTGTGGCGTAATGATGGCCGTGCAAACTATCGGTGAGTTCTGCCATACTCTTGCCGACCACAGGCGCGCCGTCATTGATTCTGAGCCCCACGAGTTGAACCCGACCGTCGGCGAAAGGCACTACGTCTGTGGCGATCTCGCTTCGCAGAAGGTCGAATGTCTCTCGGGCGCACTCCCGCTCTGGGTTGATCATGAGGTCGATCCCCATTTGCTCTTGAGAGAGCACAGAGCCTTGGCCGTAATACTCGGGGTTTGAGATCCGGGCGACCGCGACCTGAACGCCAAGGCGCTTGGCGGCCATAGACGCGATGAGATTTACTTCGTCTTTGCTGGTGACGGACAACAGCATTAATGCGTCTTTGATGCCGGCTTCTTCTAATACCGGCAAGGAGGCGCCATTCCCAACAACTGTGAGCACATCGAGTTGCTGCGAAGCGAATTCCGCTCGTTCAGGATCCGACTCGATCAGGACGACGTCCTGATTTTCTTCGGACAGGCGCTTGGCGAGGTGGAATCCCACTTGGCCCGCACCCAACACGAGCACTTTCATAGGGCGCTCTCATGTGCACGCATTTGCGCTATCCGGAACGGATGGCGCTGGTGAATGAAGCTAGCGAGCCCTAGCCGAAGATCCAGTGATGGGGCCTGCCGCTCGGCGCTGCTGAGTGTATCTTTCGCGCCGCGGGCCCGTAGCTCAGTTGGTTAGAGCAGCCGACTCATAATCGGTAGGTCCCAGGTTCAAGTCCTGGCGGGCCCACTTACGAGTGGGGCGAGCGCCGCGGCGGTCACCCGCTGCGGCGCTCGCAGCAGCCCCGAGATCAGGCGGTCCCAGACGATGAGATCGGTGACCTAATGCTCAGATTCATCCAGGGGCACGAGTAGACCCACCCTGTGGAGCGCGATATTTATCGAGTGATTGCTACTGACACGGAAGGCATAAGATGGGAGCGCTACACGCTCGTCATCTGGCCGGCCGTGCGGCAGAATCGCGAGACGTTCGGTAGCCTCTTTTCCGGACTTCACCCATCGCATGCGGAGGCGGGATGAGATTGCCCATGTTTTTTGCGACTGTTGCCTGCTTGTCCGCTACTGCACCGCTGGCCGGGCAGGCAGAAGACTGGGGGTCGCTGACACGGTACCGCGAGGCAAATGAGCAGCTCGGTCTCCCCTTGGCCGGTGAGGACCGGGTCGTGTTCTACGGCAATTCCATCACAGACGCGTGGGCATCGCACTTCGCTCAGATGTTTCCTGGCAAACCTTACGTAGGCCGAGGCATTAGCGGGCAGACGACGCCACAGATGTTGGTGCGATTTCGCCAGGATGTGATCGCGTTGGAGCCCGCGGTTGTGGTTATCCTGGCAGGAACCAACGATATCGCTGGGAACACGGGTCCGTCGACACAGGCCATGATCCAAGACAACCTCGCCTCAATGGTGGAACTAGCCCGAGCGAACGCGATCAACGTGGTACTTAGCTCAGTCCTTCCAGCGTCTGATTACCGTTGGCGACCCGGCTTGGAGCCGGGCCCAAAGATCGTCGCGCTCAACGAATGGAT
Proteins encoded:
- a CDS encoding GDSL-type esterase/lipase family protein, whose product is MRLPMFFATVACLSATAPLAGQAEDWGSLTRYREANEQLGLPLAGEDRVVFYGNSITDAWASHFAQMFPGKPYVGRGISGQTTPQMLVRFRQDVIALEPAVVVILAGTNDIAGNTGPSTQAMIQDNLASMVELARANAINVVLSSVLPASDYRWRPGLEPGPKIVALNEW
- the trkA gene encoding Trk system potassium transporter TrkA, giving the protein MKVLVLGAGQVGFHLAKRLSEENQDVVLIESDPERAEFASQQLDVLTVVGNGASLPVLEEAGIKDALMLLSVTSKDEVNLIASMAAKRLGVQVAVARISNPEYYGQGSVLSQEQMGIDLMINPERECARETFDLLRSEIATDVVPFADGRVQLVGLRINDGAPVVGKSMAELTDSLHGHHYATVAIERDGKTRIPRADSQIEAGDQLYILSPTAEIQDIAPLAGYKHSELRRVMIAGGSREGAYLAEILQEHGIECTILDRDRRRCLELAEQLPRALVLHGDATDLELLEMEGVAGIDGFVAATNYDETNLLSSLLAKTAGAQKVVSLVHKFEYLRLVPKVGVDASVSPRMSTVNAILRYVRRGRVVTVGGLTGTDAEAIEFAVDEDSMIAGKTLKEVHFPKDAVIGTIIRGDDIIIPRGDDQILPGDDVIVFTLPAAVSEVEQLFD